A stretch of Numenius arquata chromosome 11, bNumArq3.hap1.1, whole genome shotgun sequence DNA encodes these proteins:
- the FGFR4 gene encoding fibroblast growth factor receptor 4 isoform X2 → MRPLSQVLVGLLLAAAAQGRAMEPDSLASGDDDEDSDGDGPHGDRSEEPVYMHRAPYWTHPHRMDKKLYAVPAGNTVKFRCPASGSPSPSIRWFKNGREFRGEHRIGGIRLRHQHWSLVMESVVPSDRGNYTCLVENRFGSIHYSYLLDVLERSPHRPILQAGLPANTTALVGSDVEFFCKVYSDAQPHIQWLKHIEVNGSSYGPDGVPYVQVLKTADINSSEVEVLYLRNVSVEDAGEYTCLAGNSIGLSYQSAWLTVLPEEELVREAEAPEAKYTDIIIYTSGSLAVAMAVIIVVLCRMQTQSSKQPLEPMAVHKLSKFPLIRQFSLDSSSSGKSSTSLMRVTRLSSSCAPMLAGVMELDLPLDAKWEFPRDKLVLGKPLGEGCFGQVVRAEAYGIDREQPDRAVTVAVKMLKDNATDKDLADLISEMEMMKLMDKHKNIINLLGVCTQDGPLYVIVEFAAKGNLREYLRARRPPTPDYAFDVTAMPEEQLSFKDLVSCVYQVARGMEYLESKRCIHRDLAARNVLVTAESVMKIADFGLARDVHDIDYYKKTSNGRLPVKWMAPEALFDRVYTHQSDVWSFGILMWEIFTLGGSPYPGIPVEELFKLLKEGHRMDRPSNCTHELYMLMRECWHAVPSQRPTFKQLVEGLDKILAAVSEEYLDLSMPFEQYSPSCEDTASSCSSDDSVFTHDPLPLAPRLFSYPSVRT, encoded by the exons ATGCGGCCCCTCTCGCAGGTCctggtggggctgctgctggcggccgctgcccagggcagggcgatGGAGCCAG ACTCGCTGGCGTCGGGTGATGATGATGAAGACAGTGATGGGGATGGTCCCCACGGAGACCGAAGCGAGGAGCCCGTCTACATGCACAGAG CTCCTTACTGGACTCACCCACACCGGATGGACAAGAAGCTTTATGCAGTCCCTGCGGGGAACACAGTGAAGTTTCGCTGCCCGGCttcaggcagccccagccccagcatccgCTGGTTCAAGAACGGGCGCGAGTTCCGGGGAGAGCACCGCATCGGGGGCATCCGG CTCCGCCACCAGCACTGGAGCCTGGTGATGGAGAGCGTGGTGCCCTCCGACCGTGGCAACTACACCTGCCTGGTGGAGAACAGGTTTGGCAGCATCCACTACAGCTACCTCCTGGATGTGCTGG AGAGGTCCCCCCACAGGCCCATCTTGCAGGCTGGGCTGCCCGCCAACACCACGGCCCTGGTGGGCAGCGACGTGGAGTTCTTCTGCAAGGTCTACAGTGATGCCCAGCCCCACATCCAGTGGCTGAAGCACATCGAGGTGAATGGCAGCAGCTACGGTCCCGATGGGGTCCCTTATGTGCAAGTGCTCAAG ACTGCAGACATTAACAGCTCCGAGGTGGAGGTGCTATACCTGCGCAATGTCTCCGTGGAGGATGCTGGCGAGTACACTTGCCTGGCGGGGAACTCCATTGGCCTCTCCTACCAGTCTGCCTGGCTCACAGTGCTGCCAG AAGAGGAGCTGGTGCGGGAAGCCGAAGCCCCCGAGGCCAAGTACACGGACATCATCATCTACACCTcgggctcgctggccgtggccaTGGCTGTCATCATCGTGGTGCTGTGCCGGATGCAGACTCAGTCAAGCAAGCAGCCCCTGGAGCCCATGGCAGTCCACAAGCTCTCCAAATTCCCGCTCATACGACAG TTCTCCTTGGACTCCAGCTCCTCCGGGAAGTCCAGCACATCCCTGATGCGCGTCACTCGTCTCTCCTCCAGCTGTGCCCCGATGCTGGCTGGGGTCATGGAGCTGGACCTACCTCTCGATGCCAAGTGGGAGTTCCCCCGAGACAA gCTGGTGCTGGGCAAGCCCCTGGGGGAAGGCTGCTTTGGCCAGGTGGTGCGGGCAGAGGCTTACGGCATCGACAGAGAGCAGCCAGACAGAGCCGTCACCGTGGCTGTCAAAATGCTGAAAG ACAATGCCACCGACAAGGACTTGGCTGACCTCATATCAGAGATGGAGATGATGAAGCTCATGGACAAGCACAAAAACATCATCAACCTCCTGGGAGTCTGCACACAGGACG GGCCGCTGTACGTGATTGTGGAGTTTGCTGCGAAGGGCAACCTGCGCGAGTACCTCCGTGCCCGCCGCCCCCCGACTCCTGACTACGCTTTTGACGTCACGGCAATGCCCGAGGAGCAGCTCTCCTTCAAGGACCTGGTCTCGTGCGTCTACCAGGTGGCCCGTGGCATGGAGTACCTGGAGTCCAAACGG TGCATCCACCGTGACTTGGCTGCCCGCAACGTGCTGGTCACAGCAGAGAGCGTGATGAAGATTGCTGACTTCGGCTTGGCCAGAGATGTCCACGACATCGACTACTACAAGAAAACCAGCAAC GGCCGTCTGCCAGTGAAGTGGATGGCACCCGAGGCCCTGTTTGACCGCGTCTACACCCACCAGAGTGATGT GTGGTCCTTTGGGATCCTGATGTGGGAGATCTTCACGCTGGGGGGCTCCCCCTACCCAGGCATCCCTGTTGAGGAGCTCTtcaagctgctgaaggaggggCACCGCATGGACCGGCCGTCCAACTGCACCCACGAGCT GTACATGCTGATGCGGGAGTGCTGGCACGCCGTGCCCTCACAGCGTCCCACCTTCAAGCAGCTCGTGGAGGGGCTGGACAAGATCCTGGCAGCCGTTT
- the FGFR4 gene encoding fibroblast growth factor receptor 4 isoform X1, with protein MRPLSQVLVGLLLAAAAQGRAMEPELFESPLLESEEEHLLLDPGNALKLYCDANQSGVSVVWYKESRPLVPGGRIRLRQSLLEISEVAYEDSGLYVCRARGTGEILRNFTISVVDSLASGDDDEDSDGDGPHGDRSEEPVYMHRAPYWTHPHRMDKKLYAVPAGNTVKFRCPASGSPSPSIRWFKNGREFRGEHRIGGIRLRHQHWSLVMESVVPSDRGNYTCLVENRFGSIHYSYLLDVLERSPHRPILQAGLPANTTALVGSDVEFFCKVYSDAQPHIQWLKHIEVNGSSYGPDGVPYVQVLKTADINSSEVEVLYLRNVSVEDAGEYTCLAGNSIGLSYQSAWLTVLPEEELVREAEAPEAKYTDIIIYTSGSLAVAMAVIIVVLCRMQTQSSKQPLEPMAVHKLSKFPLIRQFSLDSSSSGKSSTSLMRVTRLSSSCAPMLAGVMELDLPLDAKWEFPRDKLVLGKPLGEGCFGQVVRAEAYGIDREQPDRAVTVAVKMLKDNATDKDLADLISEMEMMKLMDKHKNIINLLGVCTQDGPLYVIVEFAAKGNLREYLRARRPPTPDYAFDVTAMPEEQLSFKDLVSCVYQVARGMEYLESKRCIHRDLAARNVLVTAESVMKIADFGLARDVHDIDYYKKTSNGRLPVKWMAPEALFDRVYTHQSDVWSFGILMWEIFTLGGSPYPGIPVEELFKLLKEGHRMDRPSNCTHELYMLMRECWHAVPSQRPTFKQLVEGLDKILAAVSEEYLDLSMPFEQYSPSCEDTASSCSSDDSVFTHDPLPLAPRLFSYPSVRT; from the exons ATGCGGCCCCTCTCGCAGGTCctggtggggctgctgctggcggccgctgcccagggcagggcgatGGAGCCAG AGCTGTTCGAGAGCCCACTGCTGGAGTCAGAAGAGGAACATCTCCTGCTGGACCCAGGCAATGCATTGAAGCTGTACTGTGACGCCAACCAGAGCGGTGTCAGCGTGGTCTGGTACAAGGAGTCCCGGCCGCTTGTCCCAGGGGGTCGCATCCGTCTCCGGCAGAGCCTGCTGGAGATCTCGGAGGTCGCCTATGAGGACTCGGGGCTCTATGTGTGCCGGGCACGGGGTACTGGGGAGATCCTACGCAACTTCACCATCTCTGTCGTGG ACTCGCTGGCGTCGGGTGATGATGATGAAGACAGTGATGGGGATGGTCCCCACGGAGACCGAAGCGAGGAGCCCGTCTACATGCACAGAG CTCCTTACTGGACTCACCCACACCGGATGGACAAGAAGCTTTATGCAGTCCCTGCGGGGAACACAGTGAAGTTTCGCTGCCCGGCttcaggcagccccagccccagcatccgCTGGTTCAAGAACGGGCGCGAGTTCCGGGGAGAGCACCGCATCGGGGGCATCCGG CTCCGCCACCAGCACTGGAGCCTGGTGATGGAGAGCGTGGTGCCCTCCGACCGTGGCAACTACACCTGCCTGGTGGAGAACAGGTTTGGCAGCATCCACTACAGCTACCTCCTGGATGTGCTGG AGAGGTCCCCCCACAGGCCCATCTTGCAGGCTGGGCTGCCCGCCAACACCACGGCCCTGGTGGGCAGCGACGTGGAGTTCTTCTGCAAGGTCTACAGTGATGCCCAGCCCCACATCCAGTGGCTGAAGCACATCGAGGTGAATGGCAGCAGCTACGGTCCCGATGGGGTCCCTTATGTGCAAGTGCTCAAG ACTGCAGACATTAACAGCTCCGAGGTGGAGGTGCTATACCTGCGCAATGTCTCCGTGGAGGATGCTGGCGAGTACACTTGCCTGGCGGGGAACTCCATTGGCCTCTCCTACCAGTCTGCCTGGCTCACAGTGCTGCCAG AAGAGGAGCTGGTGCGGGAAGCCGAAGCCCCCGAGGCCAAGTACACGGACATCATCATCTACACCTcgggctcgctggccgtggccaTGGCTGTCATCATCGTGGTGCTGTGCCGGATGCAGACTCAGTCAAGCAAGCAGCCCCTGGAGCCCATGGCAGTCCACAAGCTCTCCAAATTCCCGCTCATACGACAG TTCTCCTTGGACTCCAGCTCCTCCGGGAAGTCCAGCACATCCCTGATGCGCGTCACTCGTCTCTCCTCCAGCTGTGCCCCGATGCTGGCTGGGGTCATGGAGCTGGACCTACCTCTCGATGCCAAGTGGGAGTTCCCCCGAGACAA gCTGGTGCTGGGCAAGCCCCTGGGGGAAGGCTGCTTTGGCCAGGTGGTGCGGGCAGAGGCTTACGGCATCGACAGAGAGCAGCCAGACAGAGCCGTCACCGTGGCTGTCAAAATGCTGAAAG ACAATGCCACCGACAAGGACTTGGCTGACCTCATATCAGAGATGGAGATGATGAAGCTCATGGACAAGCACAAAAACATCATCAACCTCCTGGGAGTCTGCACACAGGACG GGCCGCTGTACGTGATTGTGGAGTTTGCTGCGAAGGGCAACCTGCGCGAGTACCTCCGTGCCCGCCGCCCCCCGACTCCTGACTACGCTTTTGACGTCACGGCAATGCCCGAGGAGCAGCTCTCCTTCAAGGACCTGGTCTCGTGCGTCTACCAGGTGGCCCGTGGCATGGAGTACCTGGAGTCCAAACGG TGCATCCACCGTGACTTGGCTGCCCGCAACGTGCTGGTCACAGCAGAGAGCGTGATGAAGATTGCTGACTTCGGCTTGGCCAGAGATGTCCACGACATCGACTACTACAAGAAAACCAGCAAC GGCCGTCTGCCAGTGAAGTGGATGGCACCCGAGGCCCTGTTTGACCGCGTCTACACCCACCAGAGTGATGT GTGGTCCTTTGGGATCCTGATGTGGGAGATCTTCACGCTGGGGGGCTCCCCCTACCCAGGCATCCCTGTTGAGGAGCTCTtcaagctgctgaaggaggggCACCGCATGGACCGGCCGTCCAACTGCACCCACGAGCT GTACATGCTGATGCGGGAGTGCTGGCACGCCGTGCCCTCACAGCGTCCCACCTTCAAGCAGCTCGTGGAGGGGCTGGACAAGATCCTGGCAGCCGTTT
- the ZNF346 gene encoding zinc finger protein 346, translating into MADGAGSNGDAAGLPVGKEAVDRLIRENGHIFTEAQCKVCSALLISESQRLAHYQSKKHANKVRRYLSIHGGEELAHGKKMRLDAKQDSKQEGSNGEDRNKCCPICNMTFSSPAVATSHYLGKTHAKNMKQQSPKAEEAVPPQKHPAALPTSTVSSNEENKDITDPDKFCSLCHATFNNPLMAKQHYVGKKHRKQETKHKLMAHYGRTPDAPASSFIAGKGYPCSTCNIVLNSIEQYQAHISGFKHKNQMPGAVPVVGPFPPQQYVREESTAPGGYSYFSQDF; encoded by the exons atGGCGGACGGGGCGGGTAGCAACGGGGACGCCGCGGGGCTGCCGGTGGGCAAGGAGGCAG TGGACCGGCTGATCCGGGAGAACGGTCACATCTTCACCGAGGCCCAGTGCAAGGTGTGCAGCGCCCTGCTCATCTCCGAGTCCCAGAGGCTGGCACACTACCAG AGCAAGAAGCACGCCAACAAGGTGAGGCGGTACCTGTCCATCCACGGGGGAGAGGAGCTGGCCCACGGGAAGAAAATGAGGTTGGATGCAAAGCAG GACAGCAAGCAGGAAGGCAGCAACGGGGAAGACAGAAACAAGTGTTGTCCCATCTGCAACATGACCTTTTCCTCTCCGGCTGTGGCAACATCTCACTACTTGGGCAAGACTCATGCCAAGAACATGAAGCAGCAGTCCCCCAAAGCAGAAG AAGCAGTGCCCCCACAGAAACAtcctgctgccctccccacctCTACTGTGTCTTCTAACGAAGAGAACAAGGACATTACTGACCCAGACAAGTTCTGTAGCCTCTGCCACGCCACTTTCAACAACCCCCTTATGGCAAAGCAGCATTATGTAGGCAAGAAGCACAGAAAGCAGGAGACCAAACACAAGCTGATGGCTCACTATGGCCGAACCCCTGATGCACCAGCGTCGTCCTTCATAG CCGGGAAGGGGTACCCCTGCAGCACATGTAACATAGTTCTGAACTCCATAGAGCAGTACCAAGCTCACATCAGTGGCTTCAAACACAAGAATCA GATGCCAGGAGCAGTGCCGGTTGTTGGACCGTTCCCGCCACAGCAATATGTCCGGGAAGAGTCAACTGCCCCAGGAGGCTACAGTTATTTCAGCCAAGACTTCTAG